The genomic segment CATCATGTCTGATTGTGTGTAGCTTGTGCAACATGcaaatatacagtactagtcaaaagtttgcacacctactcattcaagccaactcctcctttggtcgtctctccttccagttctctgctgccaatgactggaacgaacgacaaaaatctctgaaactggaaacacttatctccctcactagctttaagcaccagctatcagagcagctcccagatcactgcacctgtacatagcccatctataatttaggccaaactactacctcttcccctactgtatttatttattttatttattttgctcctttgcaccatattatttatattttaactttgaactttcttcaaactacaaatctaccattctagtgttttacttgctatactttatttactttgccaccatggcctttttttgcctttacctccctttctcacatcatttgctcacattgtatatagtcttatttttttctactgcatcattgattgtatgttgttttactccatgtgtaaatctgtgtttttgtatgttgtcgaactgctttgctttatcttggccaggtcgcaattgtaaatgagaacttgttctcaacttgcgtacctggttaaataaaggtgaaataaataaaaaaaaaaaaaaaaaagggtttttctttatttttactattttctaaattgtataataatagtgaaaaacgtcacaactatgaaataacacatattgaatcatgtagtaaccaagaaagtgtaaAATAAAtcgaaatgtattttttatttgagattcctcaaattcatcccacgggggaccagtacgggaaaaaaaataaaaaaacataaaaatgtatgaaatgtatgaaatgtatgcattcactactgtaagtcgctctggataagagcgtctgctaaatgactaaaatgtaaaaaatgtaaaatgtaaagtagccaccccttgccttgatgacagctttgcacactcttggcattctctcaaatcagcttcatgaggtagtcagcaggaatgcatttcaattaacaattgttaaaagtgaatttgtataatttctttccttcttaatatgtttgagccaatcagttctgttgtgacaaagtaggggttaaatacagaagatagacctatttggtaaaagaccaagtccatattatggcaagaacagctcaaataagcaaagagaaatgacagtccatcattactttaagacaagaaggtcagtcaatgtggaacatttcaagaactttgaaagtttcttcaagcgcggtcgcaaaaaccatcaagcgcaacgatgaaactggctttcattaggaccgacacaggaaaggaagacccagaggtcATTAGGGTTACCTTCCTCAGAAATTgcggcccaaataaatgcttcacagtgttcaagtaacagacatatctcaacatcaactgttcagagaagaatgtgtgaatcaggccttcatggtcgaattgctccaaagaaaccactactaaaggacaccaataagaagagactttcttgagccaagaaacacaagcaatggacattagactggtggaaagcatggctacaacagcattctgcatcgatacgccatcccatctggtttgtgcttagtgagactatcatttgtttttcaacaggacaatgacccaacacacctccaggagagtgatggagtgctacatcagatgacctggcctccacaatcacccaacctcaacccaattgagatggtttcggatgagttggaccgcagagtgaaggaaaagcaaccaacaagtgttcagcatatgtaggaaccccttcaagactgttggaaaagcattccaggtgaagctggttgagagaatgccaagagtgtgcaaagctgtcatgaaggtaAAGGGTTGCTAtttcgaagaatctaaaatattaaatatattttgatgtgtttaacacttttgactacatgatgccatatgtgttatttactcataatccaagatggcgtagcagtcatacgtctttgtctttgtcctgtcgtgtcccttatatatatatctttttacatctttttcttcgcatatctttttaaaatattttcctaaacctcaacttctaaatactctcctgcaacccgcctcacccaatgtggcgtggatctgtttttttttctaaagtatttctatttacttcagatctggaatccctcaactgaagctagccagctaactacctaccaactatcagtcagcaaaccattgctagcggtcatcagctaacctttagctcggaaagctctcgccagttcgaacaacgaactgttgttatttattttttcccccatatccccggattccaaccgcaaactctgaacaatgtcatctggatcttcgcaactagctaaccacaattctgggtgactactcctggctagcatttccatcccggagcaagcaccaattagcctgaagctagcccggccagggctcctgtgctaccaccgaagcccactcctgggctacaatatccggaccccttctactgctggTACGGgacacggaaccccgccgatcctgtacgactggaataccgacataatctgcccgaggattccaacaggcccctcaagcacgacgtccgctgaaggcccattctgctaaccgcggcctactcGCTATCTAGAGCTatttggaaccctactaatttcacgactggtctatcgacgtcaccgcacgaagaggcaaaaacagacttacccccatcgcgacgtcctccaaaggctaacttgctagcaccggtctgttaactgctagcttgcatgccccggtctgctaactgctagccccggtctgctaactgctagcttgtttagccccggcctactaactgttagcttatTAGCatcggcctactaactgttagcttattagcatcggcctgctaactgtctgaatcgccgtgtccccagtcagcccaaccactcactggacccatatgttcacttggctacgcatgcctctctctaatatcaatatgcctcgtccattactgtcctggttagtgattactgtcttattttactgtagagcctctagccctgctcaatatgccttaaccaaccatgttgttccacctcctacatcacctggtttaaacgtctctagagactatatctctctcatcattactcaatgcctaggtttacctccaatgtactcacatcctaccttacttttgtctgtacactatgccttgaatttatgctatcgtgcccagaaacctgctccttttactctctgttccgaacgtgctagacttgcaagaattgcaacatttgcctagaactaacgctgcagatagcaatactgggtgatttgaaaagccatagtcaatcaatcaatagtataataattattttagcaaaaatgtttatttttaatttacagtctgtagaagctatgagaatagaaagattcaattgttttgtgaagcatcacagcacagttgaaaaatatatggcaaattgaaatccgaaatggatgatgttgatggatagatgggaggggttgaatggagctgaagggtgggactaataacaagataaacaatgtaaaacatacggggtctgtaaaatgtataaaggttcagaacttttgtgatatagcacagttacaaatagaaatcaaactggatggacatcagaaatagaggaaggaccaaaaacaaacaaaaaataactattgtaaaatagactgtgtctgtaaaatgtgtataagatgaataaattgaaggtaaaagccgaagtgtttattagtttactccaattgggcgatcggtggtagggtttgcggggaataataataaaggtatattctttaaaaaagtatgtatgtctatataggtatgtgtatgtatatatgtgtatatgtatgcatgcgtgtatggatatatatatttacccaaaaaataaatgggggattggaaatgatgcagacaattacattgatggaagcaatattctttccgcaatattaagcttaTCCACCcctaaaaaagatatatatatattttttaaaagcagccttcactcatgctgccaaacataccattgtaaaactgaccatcctaccgatcctcaacttcggtgatgtcatctataaaatagcctccaaaactctactcaacaaactggatgcagtctatcacagtgccatccgttttgtcaccaaagccccatacactacccaccactgcgacctgtacgctctcgttggttggccctcgcttcatactcgtcgccaaacccactggctacaggttatctacaagtctctgctaggtaaaggcccaccttatctcagctcactggtcaccatagcagcacccacccgtagcacacgctccagcaggtatatctcactggtcacccccaaagccaattcctcctttggtcgtctttccttccagttctctgctgccaatgactggaacgaactgcaaaaatctctgaagctggagactcatatctccctcactagctttaagcatcagctgtcagagcagctcacagatcactgcacctgtacatagcccatctgtaaacagcccatccaatctacctcatccccatactgtatttatttatttatcttgctcctttgcaccccagtatctttacttgcacattcatcttctgcacatctaccattccagtgtttaattgctatattgtaattacttcgccaccatggcctatttattgccttaacttacctcatttgcactcactgtatttagactttttgttttcttttgttctactgtattattgactgaattatttgtttattccatgtgtaactctgtgttgttgtatgtgtcgaatgagaacttgttctcaactagcctacctggttaaataaaggtgaagaaaaaaaaatgtcataatgttgatgtcttcactttattctacaatgtagaaaatagtaaaaataaagaaaattccttgaatgagtaggtgtgtccaaacttttgactggtactgtatttataaAGGGTTTGTAATAGGTTTATAAGTAGTTTATACCTATTATAGTTAATTTTCTGTAGTTGTGCAACatacaaataaatgtataaagGGTATGGGTTTATCAACTGCTTATAGACTTTTACTAATCTCTTCCTGACAAAAGATGAAGTgtagaaaagtaaaacatttcaGAGTAAATTTGGTCTTAATTCAATAATGGTCCTCTCTTGATGTGGTTATGTTCATGGTCATGACCCAAATAGCTGTGATAACATGTATGATAACGCTGATAATCAGACAAGGCCAAACAGCTCCAAAAGACCATGCAGTACTTGAATTGGAGTGGTGCACCTCAcattttctactgcttgagtaCCGCTTATAGAATAATCACTTGAAGATATTAACTCTGGTACTGTAAAATTAAAGAACCAGCACTTGTTTCATTCAACTTCAATCTAGTCTAGTACACAGCAATGGGGAAACGATAGGAATCTATTATCTTTCAATTCAGTAATTATATCATCCTCCCATGCAGGAGATGGTTATTATTGGAGGTGATTATTTCTATCTCAAGCAGAACCACCACAGGGAACCACAGAGTAGCAGTACTAGTAGCATTCAAGTAGGAATTACTGTGTTAGTTCACATTTGGTATGTGGCAAACCAATCACATGGGAAATCAggatacacatacagacacacaagcAAAGAcgcatgtgcacgcacacacttGCATAATTAATCCATATTGTTTTCATTAGCAAACTGGAGGAGGAAGGCACTGGGATGTAATTAGTGTACACTGACTGcagagctgctctctctctctctctctcacacgcccTCTCTCCCTTTTTATATCACCCCATCAGAGTGTAATCACAGATAGTTTTTTCCATCTTAACTGCTAatcaagatgtgtgtgtgtgtgtgtaagtgtgtaggctactgtgtttgtgcatgtgatTGATTGATCAGCATTTAACTGCATTCTGAAGGCAAAGATTTCCCCCTTGAAGCTGAATAATGATCACCAATTCCCCAGGAGAGCATTTCCAGTAGCAGCCATGTTAGTTGAGTCTCCTTCACAGGCCTCAGGCCTCAGGCAGTGGATCTGCTGCTCACAATACATCATTAGGGTAAAATATATTAAGTAAAGTTAAATATTTGCAATGATGTGACCAACACCAATCAAGATTATTGATGTCTTTGCTATGGATCTCTTTGGGTGTTCTTCCTTACATTACCCAtgcatttacaattgtgaccacATCATATGTgtgtcaggtgcgtcgtaaaaagtggaccaaggcgcagcgggtctcgtgctcatcttccttttttatttggataaacgtgaacacttaacaaaaataacaaacgacgccggaaaacagtcctgtaaggctacacagctatacatggaacaactacccacaaaacccatggaaaaacacccctactaaataggaccttcaattagaggcaacgaggaacagctgcctccaattgaaggtcaacccaataaactaaacatagatatcgaagaactagaacaaacataaaaatatattaacatagaacataacccaaaaaaccccgaaacacacaaaacaaacacacccctgccacgtcctgaccaactataataacaaaatgacccctttactggtcaggacgtgacagtaccccccccccccccccccccccccaaaggtgcagaccccgaatgcacctgaaacaaaaaaattaccaaaacaataaacccaaactaaagggagtGAAGGGaggggtggccaccgtcaccgatggTTCCTGTGCAAACACAAACCCTTCCCCAAACacccccctacggaggtggctctggttctggccctagtccccaacctaacctgtccgctgaaggctctgggctggcgggcgactctggaagcgccgggctggcgggcgactctggaagcgccgggctggcgggcgactctggaagcgccgggctggcgggcgactctggaagcgccgggctggcgggcgactctgcaggcgccgggctggcgggcgactctgcaggcgccgggctggcgggcgactctgcaggcgccgggctggcgggcgactctgcaggcgccgggctggcgggcgactctgcaggcgccgggctggcgggcgactctgcaggcgccgggctggcgggcgactctgcaggctccggactggcgccggaagctctagacggggcactgtcgccggaagctctagactgggactgcgcactaaaggcctggtgcgtggggctggcttaggaggcgccagactagggacgcgcaccacagggctagtgcgaggagcaggaacaggacgtactggactgggcaggcgcactaaaggcctggtgcgtggggctggctttggaggcgccagactagggacgcgcaccacagggttagtgcgaggagcaggaacaggacgtactggactgggcaggcacactaaaggcctggtgcatggggctggctttggaggcaccagactagggacgcgcaccacagggctagtgcgaggagcaggaacaggacgtactggactgggcaggcgcactaaaggcctggtgcgtggggctggctgtggaggcgccagactggtgacacgcacctcaaggctagtgcgaggaacaGGAACTGGATACACAGGGCCTTGACTAcacactggaggtctagagcgcacaacctgcacaacccgttctggctggatTGTTACCATAGCCCGGCACGGgcagagtgctggcacagggcgaactgggctgtgctgaggcatgatggctgccgtgcgtattTCCGCATAGCTCAGTGCCTTCATGATccgttgctccccataataagcacggggagttggctcaggtctacaacCTGACTTAACCATACTACCCGtgtgttttggggggggctgcctctcgtacTTGCCCATCCTTGTGTATAACGCCTCGTAATGGTGCCGCTCCGCCttagctgcctccagctcctctttagggcgccggtactcccccgcctggtgccatggtcctgccccatccaggatctcctcccaagtccatgactctttatagctcctctgctgctccttcctccactgcttggtcctggtttggtgggtagttctgtcaggtgcgtcgtaaaaagtggaccaGGGCGCAGCGGGTctcgtgctcatcttccttttttatttggataaatgtgaacacttaacaaaaataacaaacgacgacgaaaaacagtcctgtaaggctacacagctatacatggaacaactacccacaaaacccatggaaaaacacccctactaaataggaccttcaattagaggcaacgaggaacagctgcctccaattgaaggccaacccaataaactaaacaaagaaatagaagaactagaacaaacatagaaatatattaacatagaacataacccaaaaaaaaccgaaacacacaaaacaaacacacccctgccacgtcctgaccaactacaataacaaaatgacccctttactggtcaggacgtgacaatgtgtCAATGTAACTGAATAATTTGAAATGATATGTACTACACtgtgtgtacaaaatattaagaacactggctctttccatgacatagactgaccaggtgaatccaggtgaaagctatgatcccttcttgatgtcacttgtaaatccacttcaatcagtttagattAAGGGGAGGGGACCGGTTAAAGATTTTTTAGTTTGTtgatgagacatggattgtgtatgtgtgccattcagagggtggtagtaggtgtcaggcgcaccgTTTTaagtatgtcaagaactgcaatgctgctgggtttttcacgcccAACCGCTTcccgtgtgtataaagaatggtccaccacccaaaggacatccagccaacttaacacaactgtgggaagcattggcgtcaacatgggccagcatccctgtggaacgctttcgacaccttgtaggatacatgccctgacgaattgaggctgttctgagggcaaagggtgcaactcaatattaggaaggtgttcttaatgttttgtacactcagagtaAGGGATAAACGCAGatgttctgtacattaccttggaaataatAGACGACGCAGAGTTCatttttccaaggtaatgtacagaacggaggcgtttatcccgcttataccacagttgccaaagaaaacaatacTCAAGCACACATATACCTGTAAAAAGAACATGTTTTCGGGGTATATTTTCATTTTGATAATGAATTCATACTTCCTCCTCTTTCCACTTTGTTCTATCATCAGTTGTTaattatttttgttatttctCTATGTAcgcaacccagtcgttcgtttTTTATGTTCCGTTGCCAGCCAACGGTTGCTTGCTAACTAGCCAACTCCGCTAACACGGTTACGTCAACCtgagccagaataacagcaaagtagcagCATTcgcgtttgtttaagctgttttgtAGCGACATCTATTTGGATACATCTGACCATAACAATGCCTGGTTTTGAACATTTGCTACCTCGTCAGTTCATTACAGTAGTCGAGGAGATCGCATTGCAAATGAAACACTTAGCAGAAGCTAGCTAAAGTGAAATAGTTTGTTGCTAGCAAATCTGCCAATATAACAACCAAATTCAACAGTATCAGTTGCTGAAAACAGCTGGTTAAACTAAAAACATGTAGGACGATTTGACAGCATAGCACCACATGCGACATGACTGCAACATTATTGAAGGACCAGAGAAATGAATGTTCATCACGTTACGTCGTCAGAAGATGCTGCCAGTGTTGCCAACAATTTTTCAAGGAAAGTAGCTGTTGGTTGCTGCATTTGTCGCCAATTTATGCTGTTCCTCAGTCTCTCATGTTttctatttatttaatttaactaggtaagtcagttaagaacaaattcttatttacaatgacggcctaccccggccaaacaccaacccggacgatgctgggccaattgtgcgccgccctatgggactcccaatcacggcctgttgtgatacagcctggaattgcaccagggtctgtagtgacgcctctagcactgagatgcagtgccttagaccgctgcgccactcggaagcccgAGCTCATGCAATGATAAATTATCCAAAGTAAAATATAATATTTGAAGGAGAACAACAAGGAACCGAATGAATACATTCACTCCACTCGCTGCTGAAGACCGAGAGGAttgagaggagggggaaggggcaCAAGTGACCGGTACACACACACGGAGCAGCCGGCGAAGGCGGAGCAAGCGGCACAGCTGAGCTCAGCCGAGCAGGCACACACACCAACAAGAAAGTCACTAAATCAAACAAAAGTTGCTGGGGCAGCCTTAGAAAGTTGCTAACTTTGTCACTATACTATTTTACCAATACAAGTCGCTGGAGGCGTCTGGAAACTTGCTAAATCTAGTGACAATTCGCTAAATTGGTAGCAATAAAATGTTTTTTCCTTCATTTTCCtccaatttcagtttgtgtggCTGTTGGTTTAGCTTTTTGTTACTTTCTAGCAAGTGCGGTCTCAATGCAGTAATTTATATTGACATCATGATTAGGTGTCTCTTTATATCCCGATATCGGAcacatgacttgaccttcgcctctcccgagcccgttggggagttgcagtgataaGACAATATTATAATTACCAATtcgatatcatgaaattggggagaaaaaggggtaaaaattactacaaaaataaaaaacaacactTTTGTCACATGATCCATTCGAAGGTTCGGGATTCCGACccagttgtcatgtcaacacagcTGTCAGTGCTGAGCAGCACAACCCATGATCATGGTTGACAGATCAagacactaaatcaaatcaaatgtatttatatagcccttcttacatcagctgttatctcaaagtgctgtactaGCACAACAGGAGATGTATAAAAATGATTGTACGTGGTTTAGCAGTCAATAAATGTAATTTCTAAGTGAATCAATTTCAATTGACCAGTTTCAACTGAAATTGTCCACCATTAACTGTGATAGCTAGCTTATTTCATTGCTTACCTGGTTAGCTCATTGCAAGCTAGCGAGCTGTGATGGTGTTTGCAATGTcattttggctagctagctaaattatacAGGCTGCAGTTATTTTATATGCTTGCTGTTGTGAAACCACAATGTAATGCAGCAGATGACATGGTGTGAGTTCAGAATTCTCAAACAAGCAGCTtcaatttgattggctgttgcATGCAATTTTAATCGGGTTTGAGTTGCTTCATGTAACAGCAAACTTGCTTGATGATGTCACTTGCAACCTTCAACTGCAACTAAAATTGCTTGAAAGTTGCTTTGTGTAACCCCAGCCTTACATTGTCCATTAGACTAAGCATATTAAAAAGCAAAGTAAAAATAAACCCCTCCTAGgtcgctgggggggggggggggggggggggggggggtccgttGACATTTTTACATAAGTTCCTCTTGTCATGcacaaacatgcacctgttaagaaactacCCGTGAGAACTGTTAGAGCTCCCTGGATCGATGCTGATTTTAAAAATGGTATGGTTCAAAGAAATTATGCAAAAAAGGTGGCTAACAAGTCAGGCTGCTCAGCTGATTGGTTTACCTACTGTCAATTGAGAAATATTGTGACTAAAATTaaccaaaaaaaataataaatgatATTACCAAACAAGATAAATTACGAAATTAAACTCCGATGCTCACCTATTCCATATCTGGCCATTTTATGGAGTGACCTTGTCATTCTATGTTAGACATTTATTTTCCCCACTAACGGTGAGGATTTGTGGAGGTGATGAAGGGTGATGCATTCCGATGAGGTAGGAAGATGAATATAAATCTCACACAGAGTAGAGAACATTTACAGCACAGCTGCGAAATGGCGGCTGTAATGTCACAGCTAAAGATTAATCACATCTAAAATGTGTAGATAGatttctgcttctctctccttcgctctctctctctctgagatggGGGAGAGAAATAGGTCTCCCAATATGAGATCTGTATCACAATAAAACAACATTCCGATTCAACACAGTTTGGCAGAAATGACCACGGGTAAGCTACTACATTGACAGCTTTTACGCAGAACGGTTACACTAAACATTACGCATGGTGCATGAGTGTCAAGTGTCAACATTCAACACCAAGACTTCACCGTCCACTGCGTCTCGTGTTTCAAAATAAAACGCACaagggacagagggatagagaccCATGCATTAATAAAACAAATAGATCCTCACCTGTCCTTTTACGAGACTTGCGGCAAATTGCCTCATCACGGCTTCCACTGTGTAGGCGCTGGACCATCCGCGGGGGGTTAACAGCTCCATACATATCGCTCCGCCATCCAGCACGTACCCGTTTTCCAACCGGGGGGTGAGCACCCGCATGAAAGGCGGGGAGAAGGGGAAATTGTCGGGGAAAGAGACATTCAGCAGTATGAACTCGGTGTTCGTTTCTTTCATGTCCTGCCACAGCGCCGAGTCTTTGTCTACCTGGTGGAGCTTGACGTTCCAGTCAAATAGGTTGTCGTCTACCAGCTCGACCGTTATAAAGTTGTCTCCCAACCGCCGGATCTCCTGGAGTTCCTTCATGAGTCTTCTCGTCCGGACTTGGGTGCAGTGCTGCCGGTGAGGGGCTAGTGGCGGTATCGAGGCACTGGTCGCTGATTTCCCAACCCcgatcccacctcctcctcctccgcctcccATCTGCTGTTTCTCCTTGGTGTCCTTGCCCTGTTGCTTATCCTTTACGGACAGTTTGTCCTTGCTGCTGTGCTGGTCCAGCTTCTTCGCTTTGATCTCGGGGGTGCTGAGGAGGTTGTTGGTCTCGTTGGTGGTCTGAGAGTGCTGCTTGGCGTTGTTCTTGGTGTTCCCCTTGGTCCCCTTTAGCGAGCCCTGGTGATGCTTGGGGTCCTCTGTGTCCCGGTCGTGAAGACGAATCAGACCTATTTTACGCAGTAGAGTGGCCATTATGTTTTCGCCGAGCTCAGGGCGATCGAGATTCACGATTCTCCCTTTATAGCCAACCACTGATGTTAGACGGTGAAACCGTAAAAAAAAACTTTGTGCCGCAATCCCTCAGCTATACTGCAGCCTCTGAACAGACGCTTGCATTTAGCCTAGTCCTTCTTCAGTGCATCATTCCGACAAGGTCCGACTGAAAAAACACACACGCCATTAATAAACCGATGAACTGCTGTCTATTCGATTTGCAGTTTAATGAATCTGCCACTGAAGATATAATAATCCTATTCAATAGTAGCCTAGTGGACTGACTGTGTTGTGGCAATTGACTGCATTCCTAGTGGCGATCAATGGCTGCTGAATATCTCTGCTATTATCCAATAAACTACATAGGGTACAGAATAGATAGCTGCTTTGAAATATGCATTTACA from the Salmo trutta chromosome 36, fSalTru1.1, whole genome shotgun sequence genome contains:
- the LOC115175635 gene encoding ubiquitin-conjugating enzyme E2Q-like protein 1 produces the protein MATLLRKIGLIRLHDRDTEDPKHHQGSLKGTKGNTKNNAKQHSQTTNETNNLLSTPEIKAKKLDQHSSKDKLSVKDKQQGKDTKEKQQMGGGGGGGGIGVGKSATSASIPPLAPHRQHCTQVRTRRLMKELQEIRRLGDNFITVELVDDNLFDWNVKLHQVDKDSALWQDMKETNTEFILLNVSFPDNFPFSPPFMRVLTPRLENGYVLDGGAICMELLTPRGWSSAYTVEAVMRQFAASLVKGQGRICRKAGKSKKAFSRKEAEATFKSLVKTHEKYGWVSPPVSDG